One Lycium barbarum isolate Lr01 chromosome 5, ASM1917538v2, whole genome shotgun sequence genomic window carries:
- the LOC132642843 gene encoding cytosolic sulfotransferase 12-like, with translation MTTSQTSQPLPPKYLQEDDLSEECEKLLSILPKEKGWIGSYIYNYQGIWTSPRVIQAVIACQQQFQAQDSDIILVTNPKSGTTWLKSLLFSLVNRMKHPIFEQNHPLLVKNPHDLIPFLELRLYLDGQVPNFSSFSSPRLLSSHLPYASLPKSVQDSRTKLVYLCRNPRDTFISMWHYSNSLRLHHLDTNSIEEMLDLFCKGVSLHGPFWNHVLDYWKESVEKPHKVLFLMYEEIKEQPKIQIKRLAEFLECPFSMEEENCGVVDEILRMCSFENLSNLEVNVNGKLSTGVENKMFFRKGEVGDWKNYFTIEMSEKLNHVIEQKFQGSGLRFLYN, from the coding sequence ATGACAACATCTCAAACTTCTCAACCACTTCCTCCCAAATATTTACAAGAAGATGACCTAAGTGAAGAGTGTGAGAAATTGCTCTCTATCCTACCCAAAGAAAAGGGATGGATTGGATCATATATCTACAATTACCAAGGTATTTGGACATCACCAAGAGTAATCCAAGCTGTGATTGCATGTCAACAACAATTTCAAGCTCAAGATAGTGATATCATTCTTGTTACAAATCCTAAATCTGGAACCACTTGGTTAAAATCACTTTTGTTTTCTCTAGTGAATCGAATGAAACATCCTATTTTTGAACAAAATCACCCTTTACTTGTCAAGAACCCTCATGATCTTATTCCATTCTTGGAACTTAGACTCTATCTTGATGGCCAAGTCCCTAACTTTTCATCCTTTAGTTCACCTAGACTCTTGTCATCTCATTTACCCTATGCTTCACTACCAAAATCGGTCCAAGATTCAAGAACCAAACTTGTTTACTTATGTAGAAATCCTAGAGACACTTTTATTTCTATGTGGCATTACTCAAACAGTTTAAGACTTCATCACCTAGATACCAATTCCATTGAAGAAATGCTTGATCTTTTTTGTAAGGGTGTGAGTCTTCACGGTCCGTTTTGGAACCACGTGTTGGATTATTGGAAAGAAAGCGTAGAAAAGCCTCATAAAGTACTTTTTTTGATGTATGAAGAAATTAAAGAGCAACCAAAAATTCAGATTAAACGCTTAGCTGAATTTTTGGAATGTCCATTTTCTATGGAGGAAGAAAATTGTGGAGTGGTGGATGAAATATTAAGAATGTGTAGCTTTGAGAATTTAAGCAATTTGGAGGTGAATGTAAATGGGAAATTGTCAACTGGAGTGGAAAATAAAATGTTCTTTCGCAAAGGAGAAGTTGGGGATTGGAAGAATTATTTCACTATAGAGATGAGTGAGAAACTCAATCATGTTATTGAGCAAAAGTTCCAAGGATCTGGATTAAGGTTTTTGTACAATTAA